The Flavobacterium sp. M31R6 nucleotide sequence AACTAGAACCTCAAATGGAAGCTTTTGACAAACAAATGGCTGAATTTGACAAACAAATGGAGCCGTTCAATAAACAAATGGAGGCTTTTGATAAACAAATGGAAGTTTATGAAAAACAAATGGAAGAATACCAATCCAAATTAGAAAAAGAAAACAAATAGCGGCGGTATTCACTAAAAATCAATAAAAAAGACGGTCACTCATCAAGACCGTCTTTTTTTATATCTTTGAAAAAAAATCAAGCTATGTTTAAAATCCTTGCCCAAGTCAACAAACTTATTTTACCAAGCTTTACTAAACAAAGATTGGATGTGTCCAAAGCCAAAAAATGGCAAATGGCAATTATTGGCTATCGTTATTATGTTACCACAAGGGCGCTTGGTTAAAATTTTAGAATGCAGAATTAAGAATTTAGAATGCAGAATTAAGAATGCAGAATGCAGATTCTAAATACTGCCTACTGTCACCTATTAATCTGCCTACTGAACACAAAACTAATACGTCATCGCCGCAAAAATCTCGTTTCCTGCAATCTTTTCTCT carries:
- a CDS encoding SsrA-binding protein, which gives rise to MFKILAQVNKLILPSFTKQRLDVSKAKKWQMAIIGYRYYVTTRALG